In a genomic window of Sulfoacidibacillus ferrooxidans:
- the flhA gene encoding flagellar biosynthesis protein FlhA produces MKKLTLLPIIVVIGIIAMLVIPISPVLLSFLIILNLATSLSVLLVAMSTKEPLQFSIFPSLLLITTLFRLALNISSTRLILTQGYAGQVIETFGSFVIGSNAVVGVIVFIILIIIQFIVITKGAERVAEVAARFTLDAMPGKQISIDADMNSGLITEAQARARRKAIEQEADFYGAMDGASKFVKGDAIASMIIVAVNIIGGFIIGMAQQSMPFQTAISTYTVLSVGDGLVSQIPALLLSTATGLIVTRSSSSEDFGGDIMAQVFSSPMTLYIVAIVLFFLGAFSPIGIFITGPISAVLAFSAYRMSRMQVKTVKETQQKADIERAKTVKSPESMYQLISVEPIEFEFGYAIVPLADTKQGGDLLERVALIRRQIALDLGIVVPMIRFRDDIQLRPSEYVVRIRGSEIARYELMIGHYLAMSGGMTDPSIVGIPTKEPAFHLPAEWISESMREKAMIAGYTVVDAPSVIATHVTELIKRHARELLGRQEVKTLLDTVKERQPVLVEELVPQLLTVGDVQKVLGNLLDERVSIRDLPSILEVLADQARYTKDPDVLTEFVRQKLSRQITAQVRSGIATTITAITLSQTTEKRIEEHLNHTDHGTHLALDPRLTQQLLKAVADHTARLASLGKTAILLVSPQLRAHVQRLMQRSLPELFVLSYAELDPDTPIENGGVVNV; encoded by the coding sequence GTGAAGAAGTTGACGTTATTACCTATTATCGTGGTTATTGGCATTATTGCTATGCTTGTCATACCCATCTCTCCAGTACTCCTTAGCTTTTTGATCATTTTAAATCTGGCTACATCTCTTAGTGTCTTACTTGTTGCCATGTCTACAAAGGAACCTCTTCAATTTTCTATATTTCCTTCACTCTTGCTTATTACTACTTTATTTCGACTCGCACTCAATATCTCGTCAACACGACTCATTTTAACGCAGGGCTATGCTGGACAAGTCATTGAGACTTTTGGGAGTTTTGTAATCGGAAGTAATGCTGTAGTGGGTGTCATTGTTTTTATTATATTAATTATTATCCAGTTTATAGTTATTACAAAAGGTGCGGAGCGTGTAGCGGAAGTGGCAGCAAGGTTTACACTGGATGCCATGCCAGGAAAGCAAATTAGCATCGATGCAGATATGAATTCAGGATTAATTACAGAGGCGCAAGCGCGTGCACGTCGTAAAGCTATAGAACAAGAAGCTGATTTTTATGGAGCGATGGATGGTGCAAGTAAGTTTGTTAAAGGTGATGCCATCGCGTCGATGATTATTGTAGCTGTCAATATTATTGGAGGATTTATCATCGGAATGGCACAACAGTCAATGCCTTTTCAGACGGCTATTTCCACCTATACCGTTCTATCTGTTGGAGATGGACTCGTGAGTCAGATCCCGGCTCTCTTGCTATCTACTGCAACGGGTTTAATTGTCACTCGATCATCTAGTAGTGAAGATTTTGGCGGAGATATTATGGCTCAGGTCTTTTCTTCACCCATGACACTATATATTGTAGCTATTGTGCTATTTTTTCTGGGTGCATTTTCACCTATTGGCATCTTTATTACAGGTCCAATTTCTGCTGTCTTAGCGTTTTCAGCTTATCGCATGTCGCGAATGCAGGTGAAAACCGTAAAAGAAACACAGCAAAAAGCAGACATTGAACGAGCAAAAACAGTGAAAAGTCCGGAAAGTATGTATCAATTAATTTCAGTTGAACCCATTGAATTTGAATTTGGTTACGCTATTGTTCCACTTGCAGATACCAAGCAAGGTGGGGATCTATTGGAACGAGTCGCTCTTATTCGCCGTCAAATCGCACTTGACCTTGGGATTGTCGTGCCTATGATTCGCTTTCGCGATGATATTCAACTGCGTCCAAGTGAGTACGTGGTGCGTATACGCGGATCAGAGATTGCACGTTATGAATTGATGATCGGGCATTATCTTGCGATGAGTGGAGGCATGACTGATCCTTCAATAGTAGGTATTCCAACCAAAGAACCAGCTTTTCATTTGCCTGCAGAGTGGATTAGTGAATCGATGCGTGAAAAGGCAATGATTGCAGGGTATACCGTTGTGGATGCACCATCTGTGATCGCGACACATGTAACGGAACTCATTAAACGGCATGCGCGTGAATTATTGGGGCGTCAAGAAGTAAAGACGTTACTTGATACGGTCAAAGAACGGCAGCCTGTTCTGGTGGAGGAATTGGTACCACAGTTACTCACAGTAGGCGATGTACAAAAGGTATTAGGCAATCTTTTAGATGAACGAGTTTCGATTCGCGATTTGCCATCTATACTCGAAGTATTGGCCGATCAGGCGCGATATACAAAAGATCCGGATGTGCTTACTGAATTTGTCCGTCAAAAGCTCAGTCGGCAAATTACTGCGCAAGTTCGTTCAGGAATAGCTACGACAATCACCGCGATCACGTTGAGTCAAACAACTGAAAAACGGATCGAGGAACATTTAAATCACACGGATCATGGAACTCATTTGGCACTTGATCCAAGACTTACGCAGCAATTGCTAAAGGCTGTAGCCGATCATACCGCAAGACTTGCATCACTTGGTAAAACAGCGATTTTGCTTGTTTCACCGCAACTTCGCGCACATGTGCAACGTCTCATGCAACGCTCACTACCCGAACTATTTGTCTTGTCTTACGCTGAGTTAGATCCGGATACACCAATTGAAAATGGCGGGGTGGTGAATGTATAG
- a CDS encoding endolytic transglycosylase MltG encodes MSSRLIFANGIGVGLLVAAFIWIVMPHMNQEHVVASVGSDTQIHALQVQLDQETHQLVKVNAQLETAKKQVITLRKQRMVAKVSARNTQVGSVGQTVQVDISSGMTIDQIAALLVQQGVITNAAPFIQLASNEPFIHAGNYILNQNENISQVIVTLTTS; translated from the coding sequence ATGAGTAGTCGGCTTATTTTTGCTAATGGAATAGGGGTGGGATTACTAGTAGCTGCATTCATATGGATCGTAATGCCACATATGAACCAAGAGCATGTTGTCGCTTCTGTTGGATCAGATACGCAGATACACGCCTTGCAAGTGCAATTAGATCAAGAAACTCATCAATTGGTGAAAGTCAACGCTCAGTTAGAAACAGCTAAAAAACAGGTGATCACATTGCGTAAACAGCGGATGGTAGCTAAGGTTAGTGCAAGGAATACACAAGTTGGATCGGTTGGACAAACGGTGCAAGTCGATATTTCTTCAGGCATGACGATTGATCAGATTGCTGCACTTCTAGTACAACAAGGAGTTATTACAAACGCAGCACCTTTTATTCAACTGGCTTCTAATGAACCATTTATTCACGCAGGTAACTATATTTTGAATCAAAATGAAAATATCTCGCAAGTCATTGTAACGCTCACTACGTCGTAA
- the pyrH gene encoding UMP kinase, producing the protein MSRTKYQRVVLKLSGEALAGEGGFGISSDVLRTVAEQIRDIIELGVQVSVVVGGGNIWRGASASGEGMERAHADYMGMIATVLNALALQDALERISVVTRVQTSIEMRQVAEPYIRRRAMRHLEKGRVVIFAGGTGNPFFTTDTAAALRAAEIEADVILMAKNGVDGVYNADPQKVPTATKYDSLNFMTVLSQGLGVMDATATSLCMDNDIPILVFSITESGNIRRAVLGEQIGTIVRRDIE; encoded by the coding sequence ATGAGTAGAACGAAGTATCAACGGGTCGTTCTGAAACTGAGCGGCGAAGCGCTAGCTGGCGAGGGTGGATTTGGTATATCATCCGACGTATTGCGTACAGTAGCTGAACAAATTCGCGACATTATCGAGCTTGGTGTACAAGTTTCTGTTGTTGTAGGCGGAGGCAATATATGGCGTGGTGCATCAGCTAGCGGCGAAGGTATGGAGCGTGCACATGCAGATTATATGGGGATGATCGCAACTGTTTTGAATGCCCTTGCTTTGCAAGATGCGTTAGAACGTATTTCGGTCGTAACTCGTGTTCAGACATCTATTGAAATGCGGCAAGTTGCAGAACCGTATATTCGTCGTAGAGCTATGCGTCATTTGGAAAAAGGTCGCGTCGTTATTTTTGCTGGAGGAACGGGGAACCCGTTTTTTACAACAGATACGGCTGCAGCACTGCGTGCCGCTGAAATTGAAGCGGATGTCATACTTATGGCCAAAAATGGCGTTGATGGTGTATATAATGCTGATCCTCAAAAAGTACCTACTGCAACTAAATATGATTCCTTAAATTTTATGACTGTATTGAGCCAGGGCTTGGGTGTCATGGATGCTACAGCGACGTCATTATGCATGGATAATGATATTCCGATTTTAGTGTTTTCCATCACTGAATCTGGGAACATTCGTCGTGCAGTTCTAGGTGAGCAGATCGGCACGATCGTACGGAGGGATATTGAGTGA
- the tsf gene encoding translation elongation factor Ts, with protein sequence MAVTAEQVKELRQKTGAGMLDCKKALSEANGDLEKAIEFLREQGLASAAKKAGRIASEGVVESYIHAGGRIGVLVEVNCETDFVAKTDQFRGLCRDIAMHIAASRPEYLRREDISQEVVERETEIFRQQTLNEGKPEHIVDKIVAGKVDKFLREQCLLDQAFVKDPSITVANLVATQIGKIGENISIRRFTRYEMGEGIERKEDDFVAEVMAQVKK encoded by the coding sequence GTGGCGGTAACGGCTGAACAAGTAAAAGAGTTGCGGCAAAAGACGGGTGCAGGGATGCTTGATTGTAAAAAAGCGCTATCGGAAGCGAACGGCGATCTTGAAAAAGCGATTGAGTTTCTTCGCGAGCAAGGATTGGCTTCTGCTGCAAAGAAGGCAGGACGCATTGCTTCTGAGGGTGTTGTTGAGTCGTACATTCATGCAGGCGGACGCATTGGTGTGCTTGTAGAGGTGAACTGTGAGACTGATTTTGTTGCAAAAACAGATCAATTTCGCGGTCTCTGCCGAGATATTGCTATGCATATTGCGGCATCGCGGCCTGAGTACTTGAGGCGTGAAGATATCTCGCAAGAGGTTGTCGAACGTGAAACGGAAATTTTCCGTCAGCAAACATTGAACGAAGGTAAGCCTGAGCATATCGTCGATAAGATTGTAGCTGGGAAAGTGGATAAGTTTTTGCGTGAACAATGCTTGCTTGATCAAGCTTTTGTAAAAGATCCATCGATAACGGTGGCGAATCTGGTGGCGACGCAGATTGGGAAGATTGGGGAGAACATCTCCATCCGACGTTTTACTCGTTACGAGATGGGTGAAGGCATCGAACGGAAAGAAGACGATTTTGTAGCAGAAGTGATGGCACAGGTGAAAAAGTAA
- a CDS encoding DUF342 domain-containing protein, with the protein MAEETFILEDYVRFTVKDNGLLAVATFKAPPITLDRIFTLIELKDLLDKQQYSYGVLDDIELSLLLESWLGPMADVVVAQGEPPGTPTDEQLHFCFDIDPVPIPQLLDNDHVDYRELGMLQNALVGQELVYRIEGQYGLPGVDVYGNEVQSKAPQVKVLPSGSGTCISSDGMILLSEIDGQIVYGRNQRVSVLPVFHVQEDVDFSVGNIDFLGSVVVHGSVREGFTIKATGNIEVFGIVERAHLFADGDIIIRGGVQGSTKSKIYAKGSLRALYLQNAIIESEGDLIVADSVMHSIVRARSARITGKRGLLVGGLTRVDDSVLARVVGSHLGTATRIEFMTGIEEEEQLAMIMDQIVSHEETLQKTVEATRKLEELKERLGRLSSEQLTICRRLAITETTTQEKIVTLQNQRDDLKEVIDQKKPTTIEVTTMMYPGVHLIREHLEWHCDDFITGCFFTCSTDGWHRTKGRTERKT; encoded by the coding sequence ATGGCAGAAGAAACGTTTATTTTAGAAGATTATGTTCGGTTTACTGTTAAAGACAATGGACTCCTTGCGGTTGCAACTTTCAAGGCACCGCCAATCACATTGGATCGGATATTTACTCTTATAGAATTGAAAGACTTACTTGACAAGCAACAATATAGCTACGGCGTACTGGATGATATTGAACTTAGCTTGCTGCTTGAAAGTTGGCTAGGACCTATGGCTGACGTAGTAGTTGCACAGGGAGAACCACCGGGTACACCAACTGACGAGCAACTCCATTTTTGTTTTGATATCGATCCTGTTCCGATACCGCAATTACTTGACAATGATCATGTGGATTATAGGGAACTCGGTATGTTACAAAACGCCTTAGTAGGACAAGAACTCGTCTATCGGATAGAAGGACAGTATGGCCTCCCGGGCGTTGATGTTTATGGCAATGAAGTACAAAGTAAGGCTCCTCAAGTAAAGGTTCTTCCAAGTGGATCGGGGACGTGCATATCGTCAGATGGGATGATTCTTTTAAGTGAGATCGATGGTCAGATTGTCTATGGGCGGAATCAACGAGTCTCAGTGCTCCCTGTGTTTCATGTTCAAGAGGACGTGGATTTTTCTGTTGGTAATATTGACTTTCTTGGAAGTGTTGTCGTTCATGGCAGTGTTCGCGAAGGGTTTACGATCAAGGCGACGGGAAATATTGAAGTATTTGGGATTGTGGAGCGTGCTCATCTTTTCGCTGATGGTGACATTATTATACGTGGTGGTGTTCAAGGTTCCACAAAATCGAAAATCTATGCAAAGGGATCACTGCGAGCGCTTTATTTGCAAAATGCAATCATTGAATCAGAAGGTGATTTGATTGTAGCAGATAGCGTGATGCACAGCATCGTTCGTGCAAGATCTGCTCGTATTACAGGTAAACGGGGGCTTCTTGTAGGCGGACTGACGCGCGTCGATGATTCTGTATTGGCTCGAGTCGTAGGGTCGCATTTAGGTACAGCAACACGTATTGAATTTATGACGGGTATTGAGGAAGAGGAACAACTCGCGATGATTATGGATCAGATTGTCAGTCACGAGGAGACCCTTCAAAAAACAGTAGAAGCAACACGGAAATTAGAGGAGCTGAAAGAACGACTAGGCAGACTGTCTTCTGAACAACTAACTATCTGTAGACGTTTAGCGATCACAGAGACGACAACACAGGAAAAGATCGTTACATTGCAAAACCAACGAGATGATCTTAAAGAGGTCATAGATCAAAAAAAACCTACAACGATAGAAGTTACAACGATGATGTATCCTGGAGTACATCTTATTCGCGAACACTTGGAATGGCATTGTGATGACTTTATTACGGGGTGTTTTTTTACTTGTAGCACAGACGGCTGGCATCGAACGAAGGGGCGCACGGAGCGCAAAACATAG
- a CDS encoding chemotaxis protein CheC, with product MTDSYQLDSYAADILCELGNIGAAHAATALSELLQAPIAMRVPQVELVPFDEISMTLGGPEVVVAGVFLQVTGDIEGTMFFIQSMKSAKQLVSNICGGEESKDGFSDIGLSALGEVGNILAANYLSALMDFTQLRMLPSVPLVAVDMAQSILSIALQTDQMGGRYALVIHTAVHHREEQEDAHFFLFPFPGAQDVLLHALGIGGSV from the coding sequence GTGACTGATAGTTATCAGTTAGACTCTTATGCAGCAGATATACTCTGTGAATTAGGCAATATTGGCGCGGCACACGCTGCTACTGCATTGTCCGAGCTTTTACAAGCGCCAATTGCCATGCGTGTTCCGCAAGTAGAGTTAGTGCCATTTGATGAGATTAGTATGACTTTGGGTGGCCCAGAGGTAGTGGTAGCAGGTGTTTTTCTTCAAGTTACAGGGGATATAGAAGGGACTATGTTTTTTATTCAGTCTATGAAAAGTGCAAAACAATTAGTGTCCAATATATGCGGTGGAGAAGAATCAAAAGATGGATTTAGTGATATCGGGTTGTCCGCACTTGGTGAAGTTGGCAACATATTAGCTGCTAACTATTTATCTGCATTGATGGATTTTACACAGTTGCGCATGTTGCCGTCGGTTCCTCTTGTCGCTGTAGATATGGCACAATCGATTCTATCGATTGCATTGCAAACGGATCAAATGGGAGGAAGGTATGCATTAGTCATACATACAGCCGTGCATCATCGTGAAGAACAAGAAGACGCTCACTTTTTCCTCTTTCCTTTTCCTGGTGCACAAGATGTGCTCTTGCACGCACTTGGTATTGGAGGTTCTGTATGA
- a CDS encoding chemotaxis protein CheD, with product MIHNVGMADAKVAKGDDTLRTLGLGSCVGLVLFDPSSQVAGLAHIMLPTSHGTTEDRFKYADTAVETLLGQLIEQGANRNHVRAKLAGGAQMFAFSTGMDLVRIGPRNVEAIIAQLVLLHIPIVGSDVGGHVGRTIQVQCDSGQIWIKTVLQGDRFI from the coding sequence ATGATTCACAATGTAGGCATGGCTGATGCGAAAGTAGCGAAAGGGGACGATACGCTACGAACGCTGGGGCTTGGATCCTGTGTTGGATTAGTCTTATTTGATCCATCTTCACAGGTTGCCGGATTAGCGCACATTATGTTGCCTACTTCACATGGAACCACAGAGGATCGGTTTAAGTATGCAGATACTGCCGTAGAGACATTGTTGGGTCAACTCATAGAACAAGGCGCCAACCGCAACCACGTGCGTGCTAAGTTAGCGGGTGGGGCGCAAATGTTTGCTTTTTCTACGGGTATGGATCTCGTTCGAATTGGACCTCGCAATGTGGAAGCGATTATTGCACAACTTGTCTTGTTGCATATACCAATAGTAGGCTCTGATGTAGGGGGACATGTAGGGAGAACGATTCAGGTGCAATGTGATTCAGGACAAATTTGGATTAAAACGGTGCTACAGGGAGATCGTTTTATCTGA
- a CDS encoding isoprenyl transferase codes for MFPEWKGVFRRRTAQRVENDRPCRAEEIPIHVAVIMDGNGRWARRHALPRAAGHHAGMLAMRDAIRAADDWGIQVLTLYSFSTENWKRPRQEIDYLWRLVDEFFQLDIDELVERNVRIKIIGDPSQLPQVTQNTIARALHRTKDNTGLTVQFALNYGSRWEIVKAVQEIAYQIEKREIAVTDIDEKMLSDYLSTSGLPDPDLLIRTAGDQRISNFLLWQIAYAEFVFVNEMWPDFTRKHFYSAIQAYVARERRFGGLK; via the coding sequence ATGTTTCCAGAATGGAAAGGCGTATTCCGCAGGCGAACGGCACAGCGGGTGGAAAATGATCGGCCGTGTCGCGCGGAAGAAATTCCTATTCATGTCGCTGTGATTATGGATGGTAATGGACGTTGGGCTCGAAGGCACGCACTTCCACGCGCGGCAGGGCATCACGCTGGGATGCTAGCCATGCGTGATGCCATTCGTGCTGCAGACGACTGGGGAATTCAAGTACTCACTCTATATTCTTTTTCAACGGAAAATTGGAAGAGACCTCGGCAAGAAATTGATTACTTATGGCGTCTCGTCGATGAGTTTTTTCAACTGGATATTGATGAATTAGTGGAACGTAATGTTCGAATTAAGATCATCGGCGATCCTTCGCAATTGCCTCAAGTTACACAAAATACAATTGCGCGTGCATTACATCGAACGAAAGACAATACGGGTTTGACTGTTCAATTTGCTTTGAATTATGGTAGCCGATGGGAAATAGTGAAGGCAGTACAAGAGATCGCATATCAAATTGAAAAGCGAGAGATCGCAGTAACTGATATCGATGAAAAAATGCTGTCCGATTATCTTTCAACGTCGGGTCTTCCTGATCCTGATTTGCTGATTAGAACGGCTGGCGATCAGAGAATTAGTAATTTCTTGTTATGGCAGATTGCCTATGCAGAATTTGTATTTGTCAATGAGATGTGGCCTGACTTTACGCGTAAACACTTTTATTCGGCGATCCAAGCGTATGTTGCACGGGAACGTCGTTTTGGCGGATTGAAATGA
- the flhF gene encoding flagellar biosynthesis protein FlhF yields MFIKRYVATSAGEALNQIRSELGRDALILSQKKIPARGLKGLFGKRVIEIVAGIDDIQTPIDRTPPSILKPVQQTDVAKDVLPLSKHVQMRENVETASVFHEDLQDIKTLLGALITGETEPIRSNEVTSTMQQLISTGLSQTLLLRYLRGQSEFDSGSTVNQCESLRKFIADVLNNSDAVRPIRLQDRIVALIGSTGVGKTTTIAKLAALARLREHRKVGLLTIDTFRVAAVEQLRTYAEILNVPFAVAHTANELKEQVDAWSTLDLILIDTAGRAFLQEKQVEELKQILSAVSIDVIYLVLSASAREKESQQVATQLASVGYDALLFTKLDETILPSLVLTMSDALHKPLSYFSVGQHVPDDLRGADIPTLQSYFCGGEPLA; encoded by the coding sequence ATGTTTATTAAACGCTATGTGGCAACTTCAGCTGGTGAGGCATTGAATCAGATACGTTCAGAGCTAGGTCGCGATGCTCTTATCTTATCACAAAAAAAAATCCCCGCTCGCGGATTAAAGGGGTTATTTGGTAAACGCGTCATCGAAATTGTTGCCGGAATTGATGATATTCAAACACCTATTGATCGTACTCCACCGAGTATACTAAAGCCGGTACAGCAAACGGATGTTGCTAAAGATGTGTTGCCACTCTCAAAGCATGTGCAAATGAGAGAAAACGTCGAGACCGCTTCTGTTTTTCATGAAGATCTTCAAGATATTAAGACCTTACTTGGTGCTCTGATTACGGGTGAAACAGAGCCTATACGCTCAAATGAGGTCACTAGCACCATGCAGCAACTGATTAGTACAGGTTTATCACAAACACTTTTATTACGCTACTTACGTGGGCAGTCAGAGTTTGATAGTGGGAGCACAGTAAATCAGTGTGAATCATTGCGAAAATTCATTGCTGATGTATTGAATAATAGTGATGCGGTCCGTCCTATTCGTCTGCAGGATCGAATTGTTGCACTTATTGGTTCAACAGGAGTTGGGAAAACAACCACTATTGCTAAATTAGCTGCCTTGGCACGTTTACGCGAACATCGTAAAGTGGGTCTTTTAACGATTGATACGTTTCGTGTGGCGGCAGTTGAGCAGTTGCGCACATATGCAGAGATTTTAAATGTTCCCTTTGCAGTCGCGCACACTGCAAATGAACTCAAAGAACAAGTGGATGCATGGTCGACATTAGATTTAATTCTCATTGATACAGCAGGTAGAGCTTTCTTGCAAGAAAAACAGGTTGAGGAGTTAAAGCAGATTCTATCAGCCGTATCAATCGACGTGATATACCTTGTATTAAGCGCGTCTGCAAGGGAAAAAGAGTCACAGCAAGTTGCGACACAATTAGCGAGTGTGGGCTATGATGCACTCTTGTTTACGAAATTGGATGAAACGATTTTACCTTCCCTCGTATTGACTATGTCTGATGCTTTGCATAAACCGCTCTCTTATTTTTCAGTTGGACAACATGTACCTGATGACTTACGAGGTGCGGATATTCCCACGCTTCAGTCCTACTTTTGCGGAGGTGAGCCACTTGCCTGA
- the rpsB gene encoding 30S ribosomal protein S2, producing the protein MAVISMKQLLEAGVHFGHQTRRWNPKMDRYIFTERNGIYIIDLQKTVKKVEEAYNFVRSVGAEGKDILFVGTKKQAQESVHDEALRCGGYYVNQRWLGGTLTNFSTIQKRIERLRTLETMEMDGTFEVLPKKEVILLRKEKDRLEKFLGGIKDMKKMPGALFIIDPRKERIAVAEARKLGIPIVGIVDTNCDPDEIDYVIPGNDDAIRAVKLLCGKMADAIMEGKQGDEETAS; encoded by the coding sequence ATGGCTGTCATTTCGATGAAGCAATTATTAGAAGCGGGTGTGCATTTTGGGCACCAAACGCGCCGTTGGAATCCTAAGATGGATCGCTATATCTTTACAGAGCGCAATGGCATATACATTATTGACTTACAAAAAACCGTAAAAAAAGTAGAAGAAGCATATAATTTTGTGCGCAGTGTTGGAGCAGAGGGTAAGGATATCCTTTTTGTAGGCACGAAAAAACAAGCGCAAGAGTCTGTACATGATGAAGCATTGCGTTGTGGTGGATATTATGTCAACCAACGTTGGCTTGGAGGCACGTTAACTAACTTTAGCACCATCCAAAAGCGAATTGAACGTCTTCGTACGCTAGAAACGATGGAAATGGACGGAACGTTCGAAGTGTTACCTAAAAAAGAAGTTATTTTATTGCGTAAAGAGAAAGATCGTTTAGAGAAATTCTTGGGTGGCATTAAAGATATGAAGAAAATGCCGGGTGCTTTATTTATTATCGACCCACGCAAAGAAAGAATCGCTGTTGCGGAAGCTCGTAAATTGGGGATTCCGATCGTTGGCATTGTGGATACAAACTGTGATCCAGATGAAATTGATTATGTGATTCCAGGTAATGACGATGCAATCCGCGCTGTAAAATTGCTCTGTGGAAAAATGGCAGATGCAATTATGGAAGGTAAACAAGGTGATGAAGAGACAGCATCTTAA
- a CDS encoding P-loop NTPase: MPDQAESLRQLLREEHPTVSKRSGNMRLIAVASGKGGVGKSNISLNLGLMLAKEGMRIAILDGDFGFANIDILLGVRPHYSLLDVLEGHISLQQALTRGPHDLAFISGGAKLITDMQAHSLYGAKLTEELLLIEDQFERVYIDFGAGFGPFTAELMGLCDELLLITTPEPTALADAYALLKMVKNTITLPPVFLLINRAVNVVAGMDAGRKLSRVAEQFLQTQIEVIGYVLEDPAVQRAVSKQTPFVLLEPHSLATRCLMQITKNVREDSFRPIAPELEKTRGLQGFLNRFLPFRR, translated from the coding sequence TTGCCTGATCAAGCGGAGTCGTTACGCCAATTACTGCGTGAGGAACACCCTACAGTGTCGAAACGTTCTGGGAATATGCGTTTGATTGCCGTAGCAAGTGGCAAGGGTGGGGTTGGGAAATCCAATATTTCATTGAATCTCGGCTTGATGCTAGCAAAAGAAGGAATGCGAATCGCAATCTTAGATGGTGATTTTGGTTTTGCTAATATCGATATTTTGTTGGGGGTAAGACCTCATTATAGTTTGCTAGATGTACTAGAAGGTCATATTTCCTTGCAGCAAGCATTAACACGAGGTCCACATGATTTGGCTTTTATATCGGGTGGTGCAAAACTAATTACGGACATGCAAGCACACTCATTGTATGGTGCAAAACTTACAGAAGAATTACTTTTAATCGAAGATCAATTTGAGCGGGTTTACATTGATTTTGGAGCTGGATTTGGTCCTTTTACGGCTGAGCTCATGGGGCTTTGTGACGAGTTACTACTTATAACTACACCAGAACCTACAGCACTTGCAGATGCCTATGCACTATTGAAAATGGTTAAAAACACGATTACATTACCACCAGTTTTTCTTCTGATTAATCGAGCGGTGAATGTGGTGGCAGGAATGGATGCAGGAAGAAAGTTAAGTCGCGTTGCAGAGCAATTTTTACAAACACAGATCGAGGTTATTGGCTATGTATTAGAAGATCCGGCTGTACAGAGGGCTGTTTCTAAACAGACTCCCTTTGTGTTACTAGAACCGCACTCACTTGCGACGCGTTGTTTGATGCAAATCACAAAGAATGTCAGAGAAGATTCTTTTCGACCGATTGCTCCAGAGCTAGAGAAAACACGAGGTTTACAAGGATTTCTCAACCGATTTCTACCATTTAGGCGATGA
- the frr gene encoding ribosome recycling factor: MDKCISALRRDFSTVRAGRATPSLLDKVVVEYYGSPMPINQMANITIPESRTIVIQPWDKNTISDIERAIQKSDLGLTPSNDGIVIRLTIPQLTAERRIDLTKVIKKMAEESRVAVRNVRRDSNDEIKKAEKQAILSEDESHRLQEQIQEETDKSVAEVERLLQIKEKELLEV, translated from the coding sequence ATGGATAAATGTATCTCCGCATTGCGCCGTGATTTTTCCACAGTTCGAGCTGGAAGGGCTACACCATCTTTGCTAGATAAAGTGGTTGTAGAATATTATGGATCACCGATGCCAATTAACCAAATGGCCAATATCACCATTCCTGAATCTCGCACCATTGTCATTCAACCGTGGGATAAAAACACGATTAGTGACATTGAAAGGGCTATTCAAAAATCTGATTTGGGTTTAACTCCATCGAATGATGGCATCGTTATTCGGCTAACGATTCCACAGTTGACGGCAGAGCGCCGTATTGATTTAACAAAAGTAATTAAAAAGATGGCAGAAGAGTCGCGCGTAGCTGTGCGCAATGTTCGTCGCGATAGCAATGACGAGATCAAGAAGGCTGAAAAGCAAGCGATCTTATCTGAAGATGAAAGTCATCGTTTACAAGAGCAGATTCAAGAAGAAACAGATAAGTCTGTAGCAGAAGTAGAGCGTTTATTACAGATAAAAGAGAAAGAATTACTCGAAGTGTAA